The Arachis duranensis cultivar V14167 chromosome 9, aradu.V14167.gnm2.J7QH, whole genome shotgun sequence genomic sequence ATTGGCAAGTTCCTATTTTGAAGGCTGTAACTTCTTAACCGCTGCAGTCTCTACTCCTGCTAATAGTTTAGCACACTCTTTGTTGTTACTATGGGGTCCTGAAGCACAAGGAGATTTTACCCGTTGGTGTCAATTAGGTGGTCTGTGGACTTTTGTTGCTCTCCACGGCGCTTTCGCATTAATAGGTTTCATGTTACGTCAATTTGAACTTGCTCGATCTGTTCAATTGCGCCCTTATAATGCAATCGCATTCTCTGGTCCAATTGCTGTTTTTGTTTCCGTATTCCTGATTTATCCACTGGGCCAGTCTGGTTGGTTCTTTGTACCCAGTTTTGGTGTAGCAGCTATATTTCGATTCATCCTATTTTTCCAAGGGTTTCATAATTGGACATTAAACCCATTTCATATGATGGGAGTTGCTGGTGTATTGGGCGCTGCACTACTATGCGCTATTCATGGTGCTACCGTGGAAAATACTTTATTTGAAGATGGTGATGGCGCAAATACATTCCGTGCTTTTAACCCAACCCAAGCTGAAGAAACTTATTCAATGGTCACCGCTAACCGCTTTTGGTCCCAAATCTTTGGGGTTGCTTTTTCCAATAAACGTTGGTTACATTTCTTTATGTTATTTGTACCTGTAACTGGTTTATGTATGAGTGCTCTTGGAGTAGTCGGCCTGGCCTTGAACCTACGTGCCTTTGACTTCGTTTCTCAAGAAATACGTGCAGCAGAAGATCCTGAATTTGAGACTTTCTACaccaaaaatattcttttaaacgAAGGTATTCGCGCGTGGATGGCGGCTCAAGATCAGCCTCATGAAAACCTTATATTCCCTGAGGAGGTTCTACCACGTGGAAACGCTCTTTAATGGAACTTTAGCTTTAACAGGTCGTGACCAAGAAACTACCGGTTTCGCTTGGTGGGCCGGAAATGCCCGACTTATCAATTTATCCGGTAAACTACTGGGAGCTCATGTAGCCCATGCCGGATTAATAGTATTCTGGGCCGGAGCAATGAACCTATTTGAAGTGGCTCATTTCGTACCCGAGAAGCCCATGTATGAGCAAGGCTTAATTTTACTTCCCCATCTAGCAACTCTAGGTTGGGGGGTAGGTCCTGGGGGGGAGGTTATAGACACCTTTCCATACTTTGTGTCCGGAGTACTTCACTTAATTTCCTCTGCAGTATTGGGCTTTGGTGGTATTTATCATGCACTTCTGGGACCTGAGACTCTTGAAGAATCTTTTCCATTCTTCGGTTATGTATGGAAAGATAGAAATAAAATGACTACAATTTTAGGTATTCACTTAATCTTGTTAGGCATAGGTGCTTTTCTTCTAGTATTCAAGGCTCTTTATTTTGGGGGTATATATGATACCTGGGCTCCGGGAGGGGGGATGTAAGAAAAATTACCAACTTGACCCTTAGTCCAAGTATTATATTTGGTTATTTACTAAAATCACCTTTTGGAGGAGAGGGATGGATTGTTAGTGTGGACGATTTGGAAGATATAATTGGGGGGCATGTATGGTTGGGTTCGATTTGTATACTTGGTGGAATTTGGCATATTTTAACCAAACCTTTTGCGTGGGCTCGGCGTGCACTTGTATGGTCCGGAGAAGCTTATTTGTTGGGATTATTTAGCTACGATGTTCACAGAAGCAATAACCGTAAACGGACCAGAACAGTTGGGAAATATTCAAGTACCCCAAAGAGCCAGCTATATTCGAGTAATTATGTTGGAATTGAGTCGTATAGCTTCTCACCTATTATGGCTGGGACCTTTTATGGCGGATATTGGTGCACAAACCCCTTTCTTCTATATTTTTAGAGAAAGAGAATTAATATATGATCTATTCGAAGCTGCGACAGGTATGAGAATGATGCATAATTTTTTCCGTATCGGGGGAGTCGCGGCCGATCTACCTCATGGTTGGATAGATAAATGTTTGGATTTCTGCGATTATTTTTTAACAGGGGTTGTTGAATATCAAAAACTTATTACGCGAAATCCCATTTTTTTAGAACGGGTTGAGGGAATAGGCATTGTTAGTGGAAAGGAAGTAAttaattggggtttatcaggaCCGATGCTTCGGGCTTCCGGAATACAATGGGATCTGCGTAAAGTTGAAAATTATGAGTGTTATGGGGAATTTGATTGGGCCGTTCAATGGCAAAAAGAAGGAGATTCATTAGCTCGTTATTTAGTTCGAATTGGTGAAATGGTGGAATCCATAAAAATTATTCAACAGGCTTTGGAAGGAATTCCCGGCGGACCATATGAGAATTTAGAAATCCGTTACTTTGATAGGGAAAGGGAACCAGAATGGAATGATTTTGAATATCGATTCATTAGTAAAAAACCGTCTCCGACTTTTGAATTGCCGAAACAAGAACTTTATGTAAGAGTTGAAGCCCCCAAAGGAGAATTGGGGATTTTTCTAATAGGAGATCAGAATGGTTTTCCTTGGAGATGGAAAGGAATGATGgaatggaagaaaaaaaataaaaaaaataagtaaaatgcAGTAGAAGAGTCCCGATTCCAAACGAACAAATTCAAACTTGATTGAAAAGGATCTTTCTGATTCTCGAAGAATGGGATGGGGGCAAAAGGATTGATCGACCTCGGTTCCGTAGGAGCAAGTCATAAAGATTGAGAAAAATCGGTCATTCACAACCACTGATGAAGGATTCCTCCCGGAGAATGAACTCCGGGAAGGTAGTAGAGTAGGGATTTGTATGATAAAATAGAATTCATATGATAAAGTCATCAAAATGAACAAGCACGgctcaataaaaaaaaggaaaaatgatgatcaatgatgatcaaagatgattatgagtatacaccagtgaggatgttggatatgaattatgagtatgatcatgatgatgatcaagaataactcgagttggggatgcacgacagagggacagtccaatggttagctatcAGGACTTGTCGgattggctatataaccgacagatgatatcatcatccattaggacaggcatacatcatatgcatactatgtgaattgtttgagattgcctatttgccTGCATATTGCTTGTTAATTGTTTAAATGCCTTATCTGTTCCTActtgtatatctcttgtttgatataattgTGCTTGtcatattatactcctgctggtggttg encodes the following:
- the LOC110274986 gene encoding photosystem II D2 protein-like is translated as MTIALGKFTKDENDLFDIMDDWLRRDRFVFVGWSGLLLFPCAYFALGGWFTGTTFVTSWYTHGLASSYFEGCNFLTAAVSTPANSLAHSLLLLWGPEAQGDFTRWCQLGGLWTFVALHGAFALIGFMLRQFELARSVQLRPYNAIAFSGPIAVFVSVFLIYPLGQSGWFFVPSFGVAAIFRFILFFQGFHNWTLNPFHMMGVAGVLGAALLCAIHGATVENTLFEDGDGANTFRAFNPTQAEETYSMVTANRFWSQIFGVAFSNKRWLHFFMLFVPVTGLCMSALGVVGLALNLRAFDFVSQEIRAAEDPEFETFYTKNILLNEGIRAWMAAQDQPHENLIFPEEVLPRGNAL
- the LOC127741514 gene encoding NAD(P)H-quinone oxidoreductase subunit H, chloroplastic-like; amino-acid sequence: MNLFEVAHFVPEKPMYEQGLILLPHLATLGWGLICWDYLATMFTEAITVNGPEQLGNIQVPQRASYIRVIMLELSRIASHLLWLGPFMADIGAQTPFFYIFRERELIYDLFEAATGMRMMHNFFRIGGVAADLPHGWIDKCLDFCDYFLTGVVEYQKLITRNPIFLERVEGIGIVSGKEVINWGLSGPMLRASGIQWDLRKVENYECYGEFDWAVQWQKEGDSLARYLVRIGEMVESIKIIQQALEGIPGGPYENLEIRYFDREREPEWNDFEYRFISKKPSPTFELPKQELYVRVEAPKGELGIFLIGDQNGFPWRWKGMMEWKKKNKKNK